From the genome of Arthrobacter sp. SLBN-122:
CCCGCGCCCTGCCGCCCACCCACACGCTGCCCCTGGACGGCCACCCGGTGGCGGACTACCGCGACGGCAGCCACATCCGCGCCGTCTCCTCCCCGCGCCCCTACCTGCACCCGGTCCGGACCCTTGCCGGAACGGTGGTGACGGACCACCAGCCACTGGACCATGTGTGGCACCTGGGCGTTGGAGTGGCGCTGCAGGACGTGGACGGAGTGAATTTCTGGGGCGGCCGGACCTATACCCGGGAGGCCGGGCAGTACGTCTGGCGCCCGGACCACGGCAGCATCGCCAGCACCGGCACCGCGGCCGAACAGAATGACGCGGTGGACGGCCGCGAGGGCCGACTCCAGGAGACCCTCAGCTGGAACGGCCCGGACGGTACCCCCATCCTTGTGGAGGAACGCTCCTGGGCCTGGGCAGGCGTCGCGCCCTCCATCTGGCGGCTGTCCCTCGACTTCGCGCTGTCCCCCGCCGGTGACACGCCGGTCAGCCTGGGCAGCCCGGGATCGAACGGACGCTTCGAGGGCGGGTACGGCGGCTTCTTCTGGCGCCTGCCGCAGTGCGGGGACGCGGCAGTCTGGACGCCCGCCGGTGCCGGCGAATCACAGACCCACGGCAGCGTCACGCGCTGGCTCGCCTGGTCAGGAGAGTTCGACGGCGGCCCAGCCACCTTGGTGTTCGTCGCCCCGGAAGGCTCCACTGATCCCTGGTTTGTCCGGGTGGAGGGCTACCCCGGAATAGGCCAGTCGCTGGCGTGGGACGCCCCCGTCAATGCCCGGCGGGGCAGCCCGGTGCGGCGGAGCATCACCGTCTTTGTGGCCGACGGAATCCTGTCCACAACCGACATCCAAGATCTGATCAACCAGCAGGGGGACCCGTCATGACCCAAACAACCACTTCAGCCGTCCCCCATGGGGAAGCGCGCCTGGCCCCCGGATCCAGGACGGACCGGGCCATCAAGCGCCGGCGCGTCCTGGACATTCTGGACGGGACCGGGCAGGACTCCCTGCTGCTCACCACCAACACCGCCCTGACCTGGTACCTGGACGGCAGCCGCGTCCACATCAGCCTTGCCGGCGATCCCATCGCCGCCCTGCTGGTGGACCGCGACGGTGACCACCTGGTCACGTTCAACAACGAAGCCGGCAGGATCGCCGCCGAGGAGCTGCCCGCCGGAGTCAACCTGCACACCGTCCCCTGGTACGGGAACCTGCACCAGGCCGCGGCCGCCGTCGGGAACGGCTCCCGGCCGCCGCTGGCCGAAGCGGACGTCGCGGCACAGTTGCGCGCCGCCCGGCAGCAGCTCCTCCCGGCCGAAACTGCCCGCTATTCCATGCTCAGCGCGGAACTGGCAGGGATCATGACCGATGTCCTGTCCGCCGCCCGCCCGGACACCACGGAGTTCGAGCTGGTCTCTGCGCTGGCCGCCCGGGTGGTGGCCGCCGGTGCGGAACCGCTGGTGCTCCTGTGCAACGGCAGCTCCCGCAGCACTTTCCGGCACCCGCTGGCAACCCATTCCCCGCTTGGCCGCCGCGCCATGGCCGTCGTGTGCGCCCGCCGGGACGGCCTGGTTGCCAACATCACCCGCTGGATCCGGTTCGACGCCGGCACCCCCGAAGAGCGCGACGCCGAGGCCCGCATCGCGGCCGTGGAGGCGGACATTTTTGACGCCACCGTTCCCGGCGCCCGGCTGGATCGGATCTTCGCCGAGATCCAGGCAGCCTATGCGCGGCACGGTTTCGGGGCGGACCAGTGGGAACAGCACCACCAGGGCGGTCCCGCCGGTTACGCGGGCCGGGATCCCCGGGTGACCTCAGAGGTGACCGACACGGTGTTGCTGGACCAGGCCTTCACCTGGAACCCCTCGGGCCCCGGCGTCAAGATCGAAGACACCGTGCAGCTCACCGAATCCGGACTTCGCGTCCTCACCGTGGACCCGCGCTGGCCGGTGGTTACGGTGAACGGGCTGGACCGGCCGGTGACGCTTCAGCTGTAGGAAGGATCCGCAGGCAACAGGAAACCCCGGGACCGATGCGGTCCCGGGGTTTACCGTTGGTGGTTGAGCTTGTCGAAACCTCAGCCTACGGAAGCTGCAGTTCACCGTCCACGCGGCGCGGGATGCCCAGGGGGTTGTCCTCGCGAAGCGCCGGGTGCAGCACCGCCTCGGGAGCATCCTGGTAGGCCACCGGACGCTGGAACCTGCGGACCGCCGTCGCACCAACCGAGGTAAAGAGGGAGGTGGTGGCCGGGTACGGGCCGCCGTGCTGCTGGGCCCAGTTGACGGCCACGCCCGTGGGCCAGCCTTCGAACAGGACACGCCCGGCGAGCCCGGAAAGCTGTTCGGCCAGATCCGCAATGTCCTCATCGGGCTGCGCGTGCAGGGTGGCGGTCAGGCTGCCCGGGACCTTGGCCAGGACAGCTGACAGTTCCTCCTGGTCCGTGTATTCGATCAGGATGGTGGTGGGGCCAAAGCATTCCTCCAGCAGCTGCTCGGGGCGTTCCAGCACCTTGGCGGCGGTGGTGGAGAACACCACCGGAGCCGCACCATTGGACGCGGCGTCCTGCTCCACGGTGCCGGCGACCACAGCCACGCCGTCCACTGATGCGAAGGCGCGCAGGCCGTCCGGGTAGGCTTCGGCGATCCGGGTGGTGAGCATGCCCAGGGCAGGCTTGTCCTTGCTGGCCTCCGCCACTTCCTTGGCGAACTGCGTTCCCGCAGGGATGAACACCAGGCCCGGCTTGGTGCAGAACTGGCCCGCACCGAGGGCGAAGGAGCCGGCCAGTCCGGCGGCGAGTTCGGCGGAGCGGGCCTGCAGTGCCGCGGCGGTGATGACCACGGGGTTCAGGCTCCCCAGTTCGCCGTAGAACGGGATGGGGTCGGGACGGGAGGTGGCGAGGTCGAACAGGGCACGGCCGCCGGGGATGGAGCCGGTGAAGCCCACGGCTTTGATGGCGGGGTCCTGCACCAGCGCCGTTCCCACTTCGCGTCCGTGGACCAGGGCGAACAGGCCTTCCGGTGCACCGGCGCCGAGGAGCGCCTCCGCCACGATTTCAGCGGTGCGCTCCGACAGGCGGAGGTGGCCCGAGTGTGCCTTGACGATCACCGAACAGCCGACGGCGAGGGCGGAGGCCGTGTCCCCGCCCGCTACCGAGAAGGCGAACGGGAAGTTGGAGGCGGAGAAGACGGCAACCGGGCCGATGGGCTTGAGGATCCTGCGCAGGTCCGGCCGGGGCGGGGTTGCCGCCGGGTCCGCGTGGTCGATGATGGCCTCAAGATAGGAGCCCTCGGTGATCACGCGGGCAAACAGGCGCAACTGGCCGGTGGTGCGGGCAACTTCACCGGTAAGGCGCGCGGCGCCCAGGCTGGTCTCGGCATCGGCGATCTCCACCAGTTCGGCAGCGTTGGCGTCCAGGGCGTCCGCCACGGCGTTCAGCCAGCCGGCGCGTTCAGCATCGGAAGCTGCGGCCGAGATCCTGGCCGCTGCTGTGGCCGCAGCGGTGAGCTCGGTCAGGGAAAGCGTTGCAGTTGTCACGTCAGGTACCTGTTCGTCGTATGGAAATTCATGGTTGCAGCGTGTCCCGGAAACGGAAGCCCAGTCCGGGCTGGTCCGCCAGGGCCAACCTGCTGTTGGTGAACCGCACCGGCGACGGCCCGGCCAGGATCCCCAATTGTTCGAAGGAAGCCTCTTCGACGTCCTCCACCATGGTGGGTTCGGCCAGGGTCAGGGCCAGTTGCCCGGACAGTTCCGGCAGCAGGTGCGGCATGACCTTGATGCTGTTGGTCCTCGCCAGCTCAACGATCCGCCGGAACGGGGTAATCCCACCCACGCGGATGATGTTGGGCTGGATGATGTCCACCGCCTCCGCCTCAATGAAATCGCGGAACCGGTAGATGGTGTGCAGGTTTTCACCAAGGGCGATGGGCACGGGCGAATGCTTCCGGAGCCGGCGGTAGGCCCAGAGGTCGTCCGCGCGGATGGGTTCCTCCAGCCATTCCAGCCCGAATTCGGCCAGGACATCCAGGGCCCGGAAAGTGGTGGGCAGGTCCCACCGCTGGTTGGCGTCGATCATGAGCCTGCGGTCCGGGCCCAGGACGGTGCGGACGGCGGCTACGCGTTCGCGGTCCTCGCGGATGTCCGGTTTTCCCACCTTGATCTTCACTGCCTGGTGGCCGGCGGCCACCCAGCGTTCGGTCTGCGCCACCAGCTCG
Proteins encoded in this window:
- a CDS encoding aldehyde dehydrogenase (NADP(+)) — protein: MTTATLSLTELTAAATAAARISAAASDAERAGWLNAVADALDANAAELVEIADAETSLGAARLTGEVARTTGQLRLFARVITEGSYLEAIIDHADPAATPPRPDLRRILKPIGPVAVFSASNFPFAFSVAGGDTASALAVGCSVIVKAHSGHLRLSERTAEIVAEALLGAGAPEGLFALVHGREVGTALVQDPAIKAVGFTGSIPGGRALFDLATSRPDPIPFYGELGSLNPVVITAAALQARSAELAAGLAGSFALGAGQFCTKPGLVFIPAGTQFAKEVAEASKDKPALGMLTTRIAEAYPDGLRAFASVDGVAVVAGTVEQDAASNGAAPVVFSTTAAKVLERPEQLLEECFGPTTILIEYTDQEELSAVLAKVPGSLTATLHAQPDEDIADLAEQLSGLAGRVLFEGWPTGVAVNWAQQHGGPYPATTSLFTSVGATAVRRFQRPVAYQDAPEAVLHPALREDNPLGIPRRVDGELQLP
- a CDS encoding mandelate racemase/muconate lactonizing enzyme family protein; translated protein: MSAPAAEAVRTVPRITGLSTRLFTVPLLRSWGAEAPENHVIATEIQTDDGGTGFGFSWTPTIGPQAVKALLDYDIAPFVTGLPATPETVWDVLWKRLHEAGGGGLTTIAMAGVDLALWDLQARRAGTSVTGLLGQRQESAEVYGSGVNLHYTLDELVAQTERWVAAGHQAVKIKVGKPDIREDRERVAAVRTVLGPDRRLMIDANQRWDLPTTFRALDVLAEFGLEWLEEPIRADDLWAYRRLRKHSPVPIALGENLHTIYRFRDFIEAEAVDIIQPNIIRVGGITPFRRIVELARTNSIKVMPHLLPELSGQLALTLAEPTMVEDVEEASFEQLGILAGPSPVRFTNSRLALADQPGLGFRFRDTLQP
- a CDS encoding M24 family metallopeptidase — encoded protein: MTQTTTSAVPHGEARLAPGSRTDRAIKRRRVLDILDGTGQDSLLLTTNTALTWYLDGSRVHISLAGDPIAALLVDRDGDHLVTFNNEAGRIAAEELPAGVNLHTVPWYGNLHQAAAAVGNGSRPPLAEADVAAQLRAARQQLLPAETARYSMLSAELAGIMTDVLSAARPDTTEFELVSALAARVVAAGAEPLVLLCNGSSRSTFRHPLATHSPLGRRAMAVVCARRDGLVANITRWIRFDAGTPEERDAEARIAAVEADIFDATVPGARLDRIFAEIQAAYARHGFGADQWEQHHQGGPAGYAGRDPRVTSEVTDTVLLDQAFTWNPSGPGVKIEDTVQLTESGLRVLTVDPRWPVVTVNGLDRPVTLQL